In Tenacibaculum pacificus, a single window of DNA contains:
- a CDS encoding YitT family protein, with product MMKIDFINIKKQISAELKNYALVFAGALIVALGFSLFIIPYNIVPGGVFGLGTVLFELIGVSSIGLIALCINIPLLLWGTSLLGKKTGLKTAFFMISSSFLLDLLLSITKSRVIVDDILLSAIFGGISIGITIFLVKKAGATTGGQDILARILSSKINIGFNQLILIIDALIIILGVLTFGNYTIAIYCLITIIATSKTIEYFLKQDVQNKTLLIFSKKNDLVQKSITDNKSMYQNTIKIMHQDSSEKMILITKNNKNLSVIESIIHNTDPDAEIITLQSNFSLVNV from the coding sequence ATGATGAAAATAGATTTTATCAACATAAAAAAACAAATAAGTGCTGAACTAAAAAACTATGCACTTGTTTTTGCAGGGGCTCTTATAGTCGCTTTAGGATTTTCTTTATTTATAATACCTTATAATATTGTTCCAGGAGGTGTTTTTGGATTAGGTACTGTTCTTTTTGAATTAATAGGTGTTTCATCTATTGGTCTTATAGCCTTATGTATTAACATTCCTTTATTACTTTGGGGTACTAGCTTATTAGGAAAGAAAACAGGGCTTAAAACAGCTTTTTTTATGATTTCTTCATCATTTTTATTAGATTTATTATTATCGATAACAAAAAGTCGTGTTATTGTAGATGATATCTTATTATCAGCAATTTTCGGAGGAATATCTATCGGTATAACTATTTTCTTAGTTAAAAAAGCAGGTGCTACAACTGGTGGTCAAGATATTTTAGCCAGAATTTTATCAAGCAAAATTAATATTGGATTCAATCAACTAATACTTATTATTGATGCTTTAATTATAATTTTAGGAGTTCTTACTTTTGGTAATTACACTATTGCTATTTATTGTTTGATAACAATTATCGCAACAAGTAAAACAATTGAATATTTTTTAAAACAAGACGTACAGAACAAAACATTGCTTATTTTTTCTAAAAAGAATGATTTAGTTCAGAAAAGTATTACTGATAACAAAAGTATGTATCAGAATACGATAAAAATAATGCATCAAGATTCTAGTGAAAAAATGATTTTGATTACAAAGAATAATAAAAATCTATCTGTTATTGAATCAATTATACACAATACAGACCCTGATGCAGAGATTATAACACTTCAATCTAATTTTAGTTTAGTAA